One genomic region from Cryptococcus neoformans var. grubii H99 chromosome 10, complete sequence encodes:
- a CDS encoding SEL1 protein, protein MRIYLPLLLLAAPLLRAQDACAPLEEAEQILESLQPAPDAHLHSKLPDLAPFGNRGWADGLGWSQDGPLSTTLRLLPRVFSAISPTRLLSQTAKTIGRKGNAKISRSRKGRAEKVLELVQEAEEAGCDKVWRFRGRLRMFPPRGIKQDLAATYEAYKKHLEIEPDPEAQFILGVLHSTGLGGIPIDQGKALLYYTFAAAQGYRPAAMALGYRHWAGIGVKEDCGVALEHYSHAADISYRRFLDGPPGGLTLPLTPIRLSDRVGGIYGPHASWASTGANSLRPAIRASIASARGETTQEILEYYQYHSDRDSYIYTARLGRLFYHGSVHFSANGVSSGAESVGAIPQSFHKARTYFLKVARVLWPTDFLPGTTNQPAGRRKLTKEQEDKVREAAMISASFLGRMALRGEGQKVDYQRAKMWYERAAELGDREALNGLGILYRDGLGVPVDLTRAQGHFQAAAAASLPEAQVNVAKLLLNRGEYQAALPFLDSALRGGNPLEAFHLSAQIHTTHARSSKSTSLPPAMCGVAVAYEKLVSERGSWNEDFLLEADEAWARGEEGKAMMGWYIAAEMGYEIAQNNVAFMREGGWQFDAEREGEWEIGKGKAEEGDTRALVWWLRSAAQDNVDAMVKVGDYYYSKRDYPHALAHYLSASETQQSPMAYWNLGWMYQSGQGVARDWHLAKRYYDLSRETGEEAGLAVWFSLWGLYLQSWWTHFKTRGSISGLPLFEPPTPSDSGTPLGTWSRLKSLFTSPFQWAELEFDEDWENALEPEGIVLGEGDHERGGGALGEAGNDGGEGREWEGETMGEMMEDLLLIGLMFGIGGLMWLRARWAAMAGNGGRVQGHAAQAQAPIGGGVGFEGAEAFGAGLELPQQPERAQQDRPPQEIRRPQETEDEENERREE, encoded by the exons ATGCGTATATACCtgccacttcttctcctggcAGCCCCTCTGCTGAGAGCACAGGATGCGTGTGCGCCTTTAGAGGAAGCGGAACAAATATTAGAATCACTTCAACCGGCCCCGGACGCACATCTACATTCAAAGCTCCCTGACCTTGCGCCGTTTGGGAATCGCGGATGGGCGGACGGCCTCGGGTGGTCTCAGGAT GGTCCGTTATCTACAACACTACGTCTCCTCCCACGCGTGTTCTCTGCAATATCCCCGACAAGGCTCCTGTCGCAGACTGCCAAGACGataggaaggaaaggaaacgCCAAAATCTCGAGAtcgaggaaggggagggcCGAGAAGGTATTGGAGCTTGTCcaagaagcggaagaagctggaTGTGATAAAGTGTGGCGATTTAGAGGTCGGCTCCGGATGTTCCCACCTAGAGGCATCAAGCAGGACCTTGCAGCAACTTATGAAGCGTACAAGAAACATCTAGAGATTGAACCCGACCCAGAGGCGCAGTTTATCCTCGGGGTATTGCACTCTACAGGTCTTGGTGGGATCCCAATCGATCAAGGCAAAGCGTTATTGTACTATACTTTTGCAGCGGCGCAAGGGTATAGGCCTGCGGCGATGGCGTTGGGGTACAGACATTGGGCAGGGATTGGAGTGAAAGAGGATTGTGGAGTGGCTTTGGAGCATTATTCTCATGCGGCTGATATTT CCTATCGACGTTTCCTCGACGGTCCCCCTGGTGGTCTCACTCTTCCCCTCACCCCTATCCGCTTGTCTGACCGTGTGGGTGGTATATACGGTCCGCATGCTTCATGGGCATCAACAGGCGCCAACTCTCTCCGTCCTGCTATCCGAGCATCTATCGCTTCTGCCCGAGGGGAAACGACCCAAGAGATCCTCGAATATTACCAGTATCATTCCGATCGTGATTCATACATCTACACTGCCCGTCTTGGCCGGTTGTTCTACCATGGCTCTGTCCACTTCTCGGCGAATGGGGTATCTTCTGGTGCGGAAAGCGTAGGCGCGATCCCTCAATCATTTCACAAAGCCCGGACATATTTCCTCAAAGTCGCTCGTGTTCTCTGGCCTACCGATTTCCTCCCTGGTACGACCAACCAGCCTGCCGGGCGCCGCAAATTGACAAAGGAACAAGAAGATAAAGTCCGTGAAGCCGCAATGATTTCCGCGTCCTTCCTCGGCCGGATGGCTCTCCGCGGGGAGGGGCAGAAAGTGGATTACCAACGAGCGAAAATGTGGTATGAGCGCGCTGCAGAGTTGGGGGATCGGGAGGCGCTTAATGGACTGGGTATCTTATACCGTGACGGTCTCGGTGTGCCTGTTGATTTGACAAGGGCGCAAGGGCATTTccaagctgctgctgctgcctctTTACCAGAAGCCCAAGTGAACGTCGCGAAGCTCCTACTTAACCGCGGGGAATACCAGGcagctcttcctttcctcgaTTCAGCTCTTCGAGGTGGGAATCCGCTCGAGGCATTCCATCTTTCCGCTCAAATACATACCACCCACGCCCGATCTTCGAAATCTACAAGTCTCCCCCCGGCCATGTGTGGTGTGGCTGTCGCATACGAGAAACTCGTCTCAGAGCGCGGATCGTGGAACGAAGATTTTTTGCTGGAAGCGGATGAGGCGTGGGCgagaggggaggaagggaaagcgATGATGGGGTGGTATATCGCTGCCGAGATGGGGTACGAGATTGCGCAGAATAATGTAGCGTTCATGCGTGAAGGAGGGTGGCAGTTTGATGCAGAAAGGGAAGGCGAGTGGGAAatagggaaaggaaaagcagaagaaggagatacGCGGGCGCTGGTATGGTGGTTGAGAAGCGCGGCGCAGGATAATGTGGATGCAATGGTCAAAGTCGGAGATTACTACT ACTCAAAGCGAGATTACCCCCACGCTCTAGCTCATTACCTCTCCGCATCCGAGACCCAGCAATCTCCAATGGCATACTGGAATCTTGGCTGGATGTATCAATCCGGACAAGGTGTAGCAAGAGATTGGCATCTGGCGAAACGATATTATGACTTAAGTAGAGAGACgggtgaagaagctggCCTGGCAGTTTGGTTCAGTTTGTGGGGTCTTTATCTCCAGAG CTGGTGGACACACTTCAAGACTCGCGGTTCTATTTCCGGTTTACCGCTCTTTGAACCCCCGACACCATCCGATTCCGGTACACCCCTCGGCACATGGTCCCGCCTCAAGTCCCTTTTTACTTCACCTTTCCAATGGGCTGAACTCGAATTTGACGAGGACTGGGAAAACGCCCTTGAGCCGGAAGGGATCGTTTTGGGTGAAGGTGACCATGAACGAGGGGGAGGAGCACTTGGAGAAGCTGGGAatgatggtggggaagggagggagtgggagggagagacaatgggggagatgatggaggatCTATTGTTAATAGGACTGATGTTTGGTATAGGGGGACTGATGTGGTTAAGAGCGAGGTGGGCGGCAATGGCTGGTAATGGTGGTAGAGTGCAGGGTCACGCCGCACAGGCGCAAGCGCCGATAGGTGGTGGTGTAGGGTTTGAAGGTGCCGAGGCATTTGGTGCAGGTTTGGAGCTTCCACAACAGCCTGAAAGAGCGCAGCAAGATCGACCCCCTCAGGAGATTCGACGACCGCAAGAGacagaggacgaggaaaacGAGCGGAGAGAGGAATGA
- a CDS encoding nuclear protein produces the protein MSSQPPPASTAYPQLPRGATQIPPFPQLLHIKNEPLATPSASTPNSHPTDSHEIVAMSPEEDDEGHDSARGTSPPPEAKEKKKTQGTRRRVVQSCSECRRRKIRCDKKFPCGPCILRNDQARCHEVGLNEKQSTIVPGNSNYASIADLATIQHRLDALEASLLKSGALRKADLDHFLKTIQEAEPKKKAKSRDGEDIAVDDTEGAALTLEHLAFGRSRADGSHAIPHFATRLSSVSRPAPNNDYHLARSNVPFYNSPPGYDPSSASSSGRRTSLNISSTPDHAKRIELSSEERQQKIEQLMEVLGPMDVFDLFFRKTDLAIIALTKLLPSRQRGELLVKAYLEKVDWLHRCIHVPTFLRQCNDLHSLPPERVTQEIALPFLALYFTVCTLGLQFMDASEISKHFTLEEAHTLPDTWYHAARSALWAADFLDNHTMESLQCILLLGVFLNNRDRADAAWALLGAAIKMAQGLGLSRLGAEQQSVDGKPLPMWTGRWESLIQREVGRRIWWNLVFLDWSLAPSYNFSCSIQPDQIKTALPANTEDEDIIDGQPLKPQPLSVRTGMSFQLARLRFAEISQRQIWQANNNNHPPYSFVLSVDGELRKAMMELPSFFQPDQSTNGPPSNDPKALVRYYEKTILNLAIHSRMLRLHRPWLSRGYEDERFAYSKEQCIRAARASLRMMSDGTASYLEKWWLPLFYVSVSGLVVIIDLLRTSRKDMFSSETQEKIDEVKNALNQMRKIADVSHPSRAAVRVMELLLAEVEDRRRPPGSTLGKRKSSPDGDDEESGLQRAVKKLIHQAQLEAESPSASFGSGATPQDFLVTVSPARDFNDRDRDRERPVFDAYPMPFVPVPPTINNATTPTAVQQQPHAHQIVGVGNSSPFTFPVDTTSATTFPAFDTTTTRGSFAQNQLDPTVQSMLSSYFPPNNNSNGNGNGIVGSATAPQAPDDFLSRVFGFGWDGVGTTGPPARPDEAGMDIIGNQGQSQSQSSGGRDQQNLAQSQQNQQKQPGQPYPPRQQPAAQQQAQQQQELTPQQQQAMNFAMAPNPYAYGNWTNSGWMA, from the exons ATGTCGTCTCAGCCTCCACCCGCGTCAACTGCTTATCCTCAGCTGCCTCGCGGTGCGACTCAAAtccctcctttccctcaGCTCCTCCACATCAAGAACGAGCCATTGGCAACTCCTTCTGCATCTACGCCTAACTCTCACCCCACGGACAGCCACGAGATTGTCGCCATGTCgcctgaagaagacgacgaaggGCATGACTCGGCTCGCGGAACGAGCCCTCCGCCTGaagcaaaggagaagaaaaagacgcAGGGTACGAGGCGTAGGGTCGTGCAGAGCTGTTCAGAGTGTCGAAGGAGGAAAATTCGATGTGATAAAAA ATTTCCATGTG GCCCATGTATCCTTCGGAATGACCAGGCAAGGTGTCACGAAGTTGGATTG AATGAGAAACAATCCACCATTGTCCCAGG TAACTCCAACTACGCCTCTATTGCCGATTTGGCCACCATCCAACACCGTCTCGATGCTCTCGAAGCAAGTTTGTTGAAAAGCGGCGCACTTCGCAAGGCCGATCTCGACCACTTCCTCAAAACTATTCAAGAAGCCgagccgaagaagaaggctaaGAGTCGAGATGGCGAAGATATTGCGGTGGACGATACGGAAGGAGCGGCATTGACTCTTGAACATTTGGCGTTTGGCCGTTCTCGTGCCGATGGAAGTCACGCTATTCCTCATTTCGCTACCCGCCTTTCTTCTGTAAGCCGGCCCGCCCCTAATAACGACTATCATCTTGCAAGGTCCAATGTACCCTTCTACAATTCGCCTCCTGGTTACGATCCCAGTTCTGCGTCATCTTCTGGCCGGAGGACTAGTTTGAATATCTCCAGCACGCCTGACCACGCCAAGAGAATTGAATTGTCATCGGAAGAAAGGCAGCAGAAGATTGAGCAGTTGATGGAGGTGCTAGGACCCATGGATGTATTTGATTTGTTCTTCAGGAAAACAGATTTGGCAATCATTGCTTTGACAAAGCTGTTACCGTCAAGGCAGAGGGGAGAGCTGCTGGTCAAGGCGTATCTCGAGAAGGTCGACTGGTTACATCGAT GCATTCATGTGCCGACATTCCTTCGGCAATGTAATGATTTGCATTCCCTACCCCCTGAACGCGTTACTCAAGAGATTGCTTTACCCTTCCTCGCCCTGTACTTTACTGTCTGCACT CTAGGATTACAATTCATGGACGCCTCGGAGATCAGCAAACACTTCACGCTCGAGGAAGCTCATACGTTACCTGACACCTGGTACCACGCTGCTCGAAGCGCTCTTTGGGCTGCAGACTTTCTGGATAACCACACGATGGAATCGCTGCAGTGTATTTTGCTTTTAGGTGTCTTCCTG AACAACCGAGATCGTGCCGACGCGGCTTGGGCTTTACTCGGTGCTGCTATCAAAATGGCTCAAGGCCTCGGTCTCTCTCGACTCGGCGCAGAGCAACAATCGGTCGACGGCAAACCGTTACCGATGTGGACAGGCCGATGGGAAAGTCTTATTCAGCGAGAAGTCGGTAGGCGTATTTGGTGGAACTTGGTCTTCCTCGATTGGTCCCTTGCGCCGAGCTACAACTTTTCGTGTAGTATCCAGCCGGATCAGATTAAGACTGCTTTACCGGCGAACactgaagatgaggatatTATTGACGGTCAACCGCTAAAGCCCCAACCGTTAAGTGTTAGGACGGGGATGTCGTTCCAGCTAGCTAGGCTCAGGTTCGCCGAGATTTCTCAAAGGCAGATTTGGCAGGCGAACAACAATAATCATCCTCCTTACTCTTTCGT ACTGAGCGTCGATGGCGAACTTCGAAAAGCAATGATGGAactcccttccttctttcagcCTGATCAAAGCACCAACGGTCCACCTTCCAACGACCCCAAAGCTTTGGTACGATACTATGAGAAGACTATCCTCAACCTTGCTATCCACTCGCGAATGCTTAGGCTGCATAGGCCGTGGTTGTCGAGGGGttatgaagatgagaggtTTGCGTACTCAAAGGAGCAGTGTATTAGGGCAGCAAGGGcgagtttgaggatgatgtcCGATGGGACTGCGTCGTATTTGGAAAAGTGGTGGTTGCCGTTATTCTACGTATCTGTTTCGGGTCTTGTGGTGATTATCGATCTTTTG AGGACAAGTCGAAAGGATATGTTCTCGTCTGAGACtcaggagaagattgatgaGGTCAAGAACGCTTTGAAtcagatgaggaagattgcGGATGTATCTCACCCTTCGAGGGCAGCAGTCAGGGTTATGGAGCTGCTGTTGG CTGAGGTTGAAGACCGTCGAAGACCGCCTGGATCAACCTTGGGCAAACGCAAGAGCTCGCCTGATggtgatgacgaggagtCTGGTCTTCAGCGTGCCGTGAAGAAGCTCATCCATCAAGCACAGCTCGAGGCAGAGTCTCCCAGTGCTTCATTTGGTTCGGGTGCCACTCCACAAGACTTCCTCGTAACCGTCTCGCCAGCTAGAGACTTCAATGACAGGGATCGAGACCGCGAAAGGCCAGTCTTTGATGCTTACCCCATGCCTTTCGTTCCCGTGCCTCCCACGATCAACAACGCTACCACCCCCACAGCtgtgcagcagcagcccCATGCCCATCAGATCGTTGGTGTTGGTAATAGCAGTCCTTTCACATTCCCTGTTGACACGACAAGCGCCACAACGTTCCCTGCATTCGACACTACCACCACGCGCGGCTCGTTTGCTCAAAATCAGCTTGACCCTACCGTCCAGTCCATGCTCTCTAGCTACTTCCCCCCTAACAACAACAGTAATGGAAACGGAAACGGCATTGTCGGTTCTGCCACCGCTCCTCAAGCTCCGGATGACTTCCTGAGTAGGGTGTTTGGATTTGGTTGGGATGGGGTGGGTACGACGGGTCCGCCTGCGCGCCCCGACGAGGCCGGTATGGATATCATTGGGAATCAGGGACAGTCGCAAAGCCAGTCATCTGGCGGCAGAGACCAGCAGAACCTAGCTCAGAGCCAACAGAACCAGCAGAAGCAACCCGGACAACCCTATCCACCTCGTCAGCAACCCGCCGCACAACAGCAGGcgcagcaacagcaggaGTTAACGccacagcagcagcaggcgATGAACTTCGCTATGGCGCCCAACCCTTATGCGTATGGCAATTGGACCAACAGTGGTTGGATGGCGTAA
- a CDS encoding tyrosine-tRNA ligase, which produces MILIRLGIPRRGAHLIRRKSSSLAPKATVLQELDERGFVAAITSDKLKQHVTSPTTIYAGVDPSASSLHVGNLIPLLGLLHFQARGHQSICLIGGATGSIGDPSGRSTERKSLTPSELRLNIAGITSQVHRFFIRGQEYLSKRGVDLTDISKDGGRGVKVMNNYDWMRDVGLLDFLRTTGKMARVSTMLSRDSVKNRLSSDSGISYTEFTYQLLQAYDFSHLHFEHGCNIQLGGSDQWGNIVAGIDLIRRGKIAEREEKGEEVKEEDEDVYGLTIPLLTTSTGEKFGKSAGNAVWLDEKRTSAAEFYQFFLRTTDEDVEKYLKLFTFLPISRIQDVMHAHQTSKTERLPQKLLAAEVTELVHGPAALSRALTAAQVLYSTSLSSLTAEKVLDAFRGDKRFHRMRKEDLAEMGVGKVAVTYGLCGSVGETQRLVQSSALQVNDRKINDHREKIAVEDLVDGHIAIVRAGNKRQIILYVE; this is translated from the exons ATGATTTTAATAAGGCTCGGTATCCCTAGGAGGGGCGCCCATCTCATTCGCCGTAAATCGTCATCTCTCGCCCCCAAGGCAACAGTGCTGCAGGAGCTGGACGAGCGTGGATTCGTAGCTGCAATTACCAG TGATAAGCTCAAGCAACATGTAACTTCCCCAACAACTATATATGCTGGGGTAGACCCTTCAGCATCTTCTCTACATGTTGGGAATCTCATACCGCTTTTGGGCTTGTTACACTTCCAGGCTCGTGGTCACCAGTCCATCTGCCTT ATTGGGGGCGCTACAGGCTCAATAGGCGACCCCTCTGGCCGCTCGACCGAACGTAAATCACTCACCCCGTCTGAACTCCGCCTCAACATTGCGGGCATTACATCCCAAGTCCATCGTTTCTTCATTCGTGGCCAAGAATACCTCAGCAAACGTGGTGTAGACCTTACTGATATAAGCAAAGATGGAGGTAGAGGCGTCAAGGTTATGAACAATTATGACTGGATGAGGGATGTGGGTCTTTTGGACTTTCTGAGGACAACGGGAAAGATGGCTAGGGTGTCTACCATGCTCTCTCGAGATAGCGTGAAAAACAGACTCAGCTCGGACTCTGGTATCTCATACACCGAGTTCACATACCAACTTCTCCAAGCATACGACTTCTCTCACCTCCATTTCGAACACGGATGCAACATCCAGCTAGGCGGTAGTGACCAATGGGGGAATATCGTCGCTGGTATTGATCTTATTCGCCGAGGAAAAATCGccgagagggaagaaaagggtgaagaagtaaaggaagaggatgaagatgtgtACGGTCTGACCATTCCTCTTTTAACTACAAGTACGGGTGAAAAGTTTGGAAAGTCTGCTGGGAACGCGGTGTGGTTGGACGAAAAGAGGACAAGCGCTGCAGAGTTCTACCAG TTCTTCCTTCGTACAACAGACGAAGACGTTGAGAAGTATCTCAAACTCTTTACTttccttcccatctcccgAATTCAAGACGTCATGCACGCTCACCAAACCTCCAAAACTGAGCGTCTCCCTCAAAAACTCCTCGCAGCTGAAGTCACTGAGCTCGTCCACGGTCCCGCTGCCCTTTCCCGAGCTCTCACAGCTGCTCAAGTACTCTATTCGACCTCTTTATCCTCCCTTACTGCTGAAAAAGTGTTAGATGCTTTCCGGGGAGATAAGCGTTTCCACcggatgaggaaggaggattTGGCCGAGATGGGTGTTGGCAAGGTGGCTGTCACATATGGTTTGTGCGGGTCTGTTG GCGAAACTCAACGATTAGTTCAATCATCCGCTTTGCAAGTGAATGACAGGAAGATTAACGACCACAGAGAGAAGATTGCTGTGGAAGATCTCGTAGACGGCCATATCGCCATCGTGAGAGCGGGTAACAAAAGGCAAATCATCTTGTATGTTGAGTAA
- a CDS encoding cytoplasmic protein, variant produces the protein MTLEKDEAIPVTCFTGFLGAGKTTTILSLIQQLPQEYKVVLLKNEYGDVEVDSVLASQSNITGVSEILNGCLCCTSVGLISNALMEVKSTMKPDRIIIESSGSAFPATLALQIKELEPEGFKLDGVVTVVDCVNFEGYEDSSPSAKLQAKYTDLILLNKHHLPNPRQFDTLLDRLNDLNDETPKLRIGPAPSNPPKPEIIFGLDSKLWSVKDGERKDWGEMATRGGWHGDEVEVKGVYKGKKPKHEHVVGKGEGKECRDCQKAEVEKTVGPVEPIERELLEKELSKLSYEIYRVKGIVRFMSPSDPSKAFDTYILNYAFSRYTLTPAPSLDDDPTLEGVSIRLTVMGERGEVARRARRFGEAIGAMME, from the exons ATGACactcgagaaggatgaagcTATTCCTGTGACCTGTTTTACGGGATTCTTGG GAGCC GGCAAAACCACAACCATCCTTTCACTCATCCAGCAACTACCACAAGAGTACAAAGTAGTACTGCTCAAGAATGAATATGGAGATGTTGAAG TCGATTCCGTCCTTGCTTCTCAATCCAACATCACAGGCGTCTCTGAAATTCTCAACGGCTGTCTCTGTTGCACCTCTGTAGGGCTTATCTCCAACGCTTTGATGGAGGTCAAATCAACAATGAAACCCGACCGAATCATCATCGAATCTAGCGGATCAGCCTTCCCTGCGACATTGGCTTTGCAAATCAAGGAGCTTGAACCCGAAGGATTCAAGTTGGATGGCGTTGTGACTGTGGTGGATTGTGTCAATTTTGAAGGATACGAAGATTCATCGCCTAGTGCAAAA TTACAAGCCAAGTACACcgacctcatcctcctcaacaaacACCACCTTCCCAACCCACGTCAATTCGACACTCTCCTCGATCGTCTCAATGACCTCAACGACGAAACCCCGAAACTACGTATCGGCCCCGCCCCTTCCAATCCACCGAAGCCTGAAATCATCTTTGGTCTTGATAGCAAGCTCTGGTCCGTCAAGGATGGCGAAAGAAAAGATTGGGGTGAGATGGCGACTAGAGGAGGATGGCATGGagatgaagtggaggtgaaGGGAGTGTATaaagggaagaagccgaagcATGAACACGTGGTAGGGAAAGGCGAAGGCAAGGAATGTAGAGATTGTCAAAAGGCAGAAGTGGAGAAGACCGTTGGACCTGTGGAGCCGATTGAGAGAGAGcttttggagaaggaactGTCCAAGCTCTCTTACGAAATCTATCGAGTTAAAGGTATCGTTCGATTCATGTCACCCTCAGACCCATCAAAGGCTTTCGACACCTATATTCTCAACTACGCCTTCTCTCGATACACCCTCACACCTGCGCCTTcgttggatgatgatccCACGCTCGAAGGGGTGAGCATAAGGTTGACGGTCATGGGTGAGAGGGGGGAAGTTGCAAGGAGAGCAAGGAGGTTTGGTGAAGCTATCGGCGCTATGATGGAATGA
- a CDS encoding MFS transporter gives MLLIMAGRLGDLYGPKHWWIIGISVMIVTNIGTGFCKTPIEFDICRALCGIGCALSVPNALAILGRTYPPGFTRNITFALLGALAPVGFWCGGAIGSIFGQLAKIAWTFWFTAMFTAVFLGVGIIVLPPDEPHPNPSERHFDWLGATLLALALGLFNFPWNQAPLVGWQEPYVYIILIISILFFVAFFLWERHIGLRALIPIEVLKRESLLVYLCLWLGWMSFGTYLFYLTFFLHDIRGYTHPLTVTAQMFPLVPGGFCAALLVPYLIKKFPGHVIFLFAMFGFMCANLFMATAPVHQVYWTNTFVGMLLGMFGPDLSFSTCQLIVSNSVDRNLQGIAAGIVSMITNYSQSIGLGMTGTVETYVRGPGTTYDDLLKGYRAAFYFGTGMARFAVVVVALFVRMPRTDKSSNVH, from the exons ATGCTGTTAATCATGGCGGGGCGACTGGGCGATTTATA TGGTCCAAAACATTGGTGGATAATTGGTATCTCTGTCATGATCGTTACAAACATTGGTACCGGCTTTTGCAAGACACCTATCGAGTTTGACATTTGCCGAGCGTTATGCGGCATAGGGTGTGCTTTATCAG TGCCCAACGCTCTCGCGATTCTGGGGCGGACATACCCCCCTGGCTTCACCCGAAACATCACATTCGCCCTTCTCGGTGCCCTGGCGCCCGTAGGCTTTTGGTGTGGTGGTGCTATTGGATCCATATTTGGTCAACTGGCCAAAATTGCATGGACATTTTGGTTCAC TGCAATGTTCACCGCCGTGTTTCTGGGTGTGGGGATCATTGTACTTCCTCCTGACGAACCCCATCCAAACCCTTCTGAACGGCATTTCGATTGGTTAGGTGCTACACTCTTAGCCCTCGCTCTTGGACTATTCAACTTTCCCTGGAACCAAGCTCCTCTTGTCGGGTGGCAAGAGCCTTATGTCTACatcattctcatcatctccatcttgttCTTTGTCGCATTCTTCTTATGGGAGAGACATATCGGATTAAGAGCGTTAATCCCGATAGAGGTACTGAAAAGGGAGAGTTTATTGGTGTACTTGTGTTTATGGTTGGGCTGGATGAGTTTCGGAACGTATCTGTTTTACCTCACCTTCTT CCTCCATGATATCAGAGGCTACACCCATCCCCTCACTGTCACCGCCCAAATGTTTCCCCTCGTTCCTGGAGGCTTCTGCGCTGCCCTTCTCGTCCCATACCTCATCAAGAAATTCCCCGGGCACgtcatctttctcttcgccATGTTTGGCTTCATGTGCGCCAATCTTTTCATGGCAACAGCGCCAGTCCATCAGGTGTATTGGACGAACACATTTGTAGGGATGCTGTTGGGCATGTTTGGACCAGATTTGAGTTTTAGTACCTGCCAGTTGATCGTTAGTAATTCGGTGGATAGGAATTTGCAGGGTATAGCAGCGGGGATCGTGAGTATGATCACCAACTATTC TCAATCAATAGGGTTAGGTATGACAGGAACCGTAGAGACATACGTCAGAGGACCTGGCACGACGTATGATGATTTGCTGAAAGGTTATCGGGCGGCTTTTTACTTTGGAACTGGTATGGCAAGgtttgctgttgttgttgttgctctTTTTGTGAGAATGCCAAGAACGGATAAATCAAGTAATGTACATTAG
- a CDS encoding WD40 repeat protein Ciao1 → MPRLQSLGSLPAHAEPAWTVSFNPTRSLLASCSTDRTIRLYSYILSSSTDGLPSKDDSQPVFSLAKVIETDHKRTVRSIAWSPDGRTLASGSFDSTVGVWEEVIPISDDEDEDDEGAQGLCKPVGVNSDGDGDERKEKEWECVTTLEGHESECKSVGFSSDGALLASCSRDKSVWVWEVQPDADFECIAVMMEHSQDVKSIAWHPHEEILASASYDSYIHLAYDDPDSDWCIFQKLHPSLPSTPFTIPSASPSHLIDALVPTEEEKKAEAELQVPPLEEDETVWCLAWSPNGRWLASGGDNGGIRLWRRTGSQPDSAFKEILHTAAHSRSIFSLSWSPPYPSAEFTGPTDSTDLGMLASAGEDGKIIIWQITVAPSSSSALQETDNEQISVKPIAAQKAAHGVNDINSVAWCTREDKKGWGMLSSAGDDGSVKVWRVVRD, encoded by the exons ATGCCTCGGCTCCAATCCCTGGGATCTCTCCCAGCCCATGCCGAACCAGCTTGGACAGTATCTTTCAACCCTACCCGCTCCCTCCTCGCATCATGCTCCACAGATCGCACAATCCGCCTTTACTCCTAcattctctcctcttcaaccgATGGCTTACCAAGCAAAGATGATTCCCAGCCTGTGTTTAGTCTTGCTAAAGTTATAGAAACGGACCACAAGAGGACTGTGAGGAGTATAGCGTGGTCCCCTGATGGACGAACGTTGGCGAGCGGCAGCTTTGATTCGACCGTCGGTGTGTGGGAAGAGGTTATTCCGATTtcggatgatgaggacgaagatgatgagggtgCACAAGGGTTGTGTAAACCGGTCGGGGTGAACtcagatggggatggggatgagaggaaagaaaaggagtgGGAATGTGTGACGACGTTGGAAGGGCATGAGAGTGAATGCAAATCGGTTGGGTTTTCGAGTGATGGAGCTTTGCTCGCGAGTTGCTCTAGAGATAAGAGCGTATGGGTCTGGGAAG TCCAACCGGACGCCGATTTTGAATGTATAGCGGTCATGATGGAGCATTCTCAAGACGTCAAGTCCATCGCTTGGCATCCACACGAAGAG ATCCTGGCGTCTGCGTCATACGACTCTTACATCCACCTCGCCTACGACGACCCCGATTCTGACTGGTGCATCTTCCAAAAActccatccttccctcccctcTACCCCATTCACCATCCCATCCGCTTCCCCGTCACATTTGATCGACGCTTTGGTCCCtacggaagaagagaagaaggcagaggcGGAGCTGCAAGTCCCGCcgctggaagaggatgagactGTTTGGTGTTTAGCTTGGAGTCCTAATGGGAGGTGGTTGGCTAGTGGAGGTGATAATGGTGGGATCCGTCTCTGGCGAAGAAC AGGCTCACAACCAGACTCGGCGTTCAAAGAGATCTTACACACCGCCGCTCATTCGCGttcaatcttctctctttcttggTCGCCACCCTATCCATCCGCCGAGTTTACCGGCCCCACCGACTCTACCGATTTAGGGATGCTCGCTTCTGCAGGGGAGGATGGTAAGATTATCATTTGGCAAATTACTGTCgctccatcttcttcttccgctttACAAGAAACAGATAACGAACAAATCTCCGTCAAACCGATTGCAGCACAGAAAGCCGCGCACGGTGTGAATGATATCAACTCGGTAGCATGGTGTACAAGAGAAGATAAAAAAGGATGGGGGATGCTGAGTAGTGCGGGGGATGATGGGAGTGTCAAGGTTTGGAGGGTCGTCAGGGATTAA